The DNA window TTTTTTCAGTGATTTCATCCATtgaactaaagtgttttgtttgttcgtGGGTGAGAGACGTCTTATTTGTTTCAGTGGTTTTTACTCCTGTAAAATAcatcttaataatataataaaaataaaaaataataaatatatatatattttcctggGTGTGCTTGTTGCCATTTGTTTCAATGATTTCTTACCCTGAACTAAAGTGTTCAGTATATTCTACGATGAGCATGTTCCTGTTTGTTTCAATGGTTTTTATCcttgaattaattatttattatattctttgGTGAGCCTGTTTCGATTTCATTGATTTTTCACTTGAACTAAATTGTTCAATATCTTCCTGACTGATCCTTTTCCTATTTGTTCTAGCAATTTCATACCCTGAACTAGGATTACTTAGCCTAGAGCCATGTGCTCAAAATTTAccgtaaacatttaaaaatgcactggtttttttatacattaatagTTGATAATCAAACTttattaccaataattattctatgaacatgccacaaatttatttcatgaattaccttatttttgattggctcacaaaagAATTTTCCAACATGCGAGTGTCTCAGCTGCACTTTTCTGCATCTTTATTGGCCAAGAtcgatttcacaaaatttatttatttcagttagccaTGAAATGTGACATTAAGGTATACTATGGAATAGGGATGGCCGTACTTTCCCTGTCATTTTTGACGGTTATATgtcaatatataataaaatgtatgaatatactCAGTCAGAAAATGGTTTCAGTACTGCTCTGCCGATAGTCTCAAATGTGGCTTTCTGAAAATTAAAACCTTAAATTATGTTCAGTTGTAGAAACACATTTAACCTATTTATACACTGATCACTTTCATAAACGTTCCTGTATTTAGCAAGTAATGGATATATGGGTAGGCCTGCCACCTGTGAAATTTTTACTGATCCTTACACTAAAAATCTTGCAGGTGGTGTGCTGTTGAGTGTTGTTGATTGGTGtcacataattaattaattgaaattaattttagctTAATAATCAAATTAGTTCTATGGACTACATTTGATCTCCATACATTTTCCCTTATAGGAtgatgtttttcaatttttatagtttggtgttttttttcttgcTCTGCCTTTGTTAAGAGAAAGTTACTAAGGCTGTCTGCCACTGACAGTAAATTTGAACAGctgactaaagggaaggtaacCATCTAGCAGCACCCTGTGACAggttctgtttttgttgttttttgcttgtaTTTACCATTGTTTGAGGATGAAATGAAGCCATCAGTTTTCTAACACCATTAACTAACCAGCTCTAATTACTCATTAATAAAGAAATTCATAATGGCCTGACTATTAGTTTTCTAAGATGGCTAaaagttttaccaaaaatatttcaattttacttagatttgagacagtggtaagtttttGGATTTTCCACTCTCAAAATCAGGGTTCTGATTTACCTTGGTGGACATAagatcccaatatggttttaacacAAGAAAACACAAGCTTGTTTGTATATTGTGTAGTTCAGACAGTAGTATTTTAGATGTTGTTATAACTACCATGGTTTTTGTATGTGATCTATTTATAACAGATGTATCATATTTTTATAGTCAGTGGAATATTGTGGAATTTAATATTAGCATCACCAGATTGTTGGCGtgataaaagttttatgttttatagttGTGTCCCATTTTGTTCTTGTTCTTTCATGGTGTAAGATGTACACACAATCTGTTCATTTTCAAATGTTctgacagttttattttgcaaaaataataacttttctaAGTATGTTTTTTACTGCATAAATTTTCTGAATAGATTTATTGAATTTTAGATTAATCAAGTATTGTATGGAACATCAGAAGGGTGATATTCTAGTAACTGGAATCAGCCAGTCAGAAAATCCATTTAAAGAGAACAAAGGCTGTGTTATTATTTAACAGGTAAGAATTTCTTAAAAAAGGATTTGTTCTTATTTCACAGGTAAGAGCTTAACAAAGGCTGTGTTATGTAACAAGTAAGACCTTAACAAAGGTTGTGTTGTTATTTAATGGGTAAGACCTTAACAAAGGTTGTGTTGTTATTTAACGGGTAAGACCTTAACAAAGGTTGTGTTGTTATTTAACGGGTAAGACCTTAACAAAGGTTGTGTTGTTATTTAACGGGTAAGACCTTAACAAAGGTTGTGTTGTTATTTAACAAGGGTAAGACCTTAACAAAGGTTGTGTTGTTATTTAACAAGTAAGACCTTAACAAAGGTTGTGTTGTTATTTAACGGGTAATACCTTAACAAAGGTTGTGTTGTTATTTAACGGGTAATACCTTAACAAAGGTTGTGTTGTTATTTAACGGGTAAGACCTTAACAAAGGTTGTGTTGTTATTTAACGGGTAAGACCTTAACAAAGGTTGTGTTGTTATTTAACGGGTAAGACCTTAACAAAGGTTGTGTTGTTATTTAACGGGTAATACCTTAACAAAGGTTGTGTTGTTATTTAACGGGTAAGACCTTAACAAAGGTTGTGTTGTTATTTAACGGGTAAGACCTTAACAAAGGTTGTGTTGTTATTTAACGGGTAAGACCTTAACAAAGGTTGTGTTGTTATTTAACGGGTAAGACCTTAACAAAGGTTGTGTTATGTAACAAGTAAGACCTTAACAAAGGTTGTGTTGTTATTTAACGGGTAAGACCTTAACAAAGGTTGTGTTGTTATTTAACGGGTAATACCTTAACAAAGGTTGTGTTGTTATTTAACGGGTAAGACCTTAACAAAGGTTGTGTTGTTATTTAATGGGTAAGACCTTAACAAAGGTTGTGTTGTTATTTAACGGGTAAGACCTTAACAAAGGTTGTGTTATGTAACAAGTAAGACCTTAACAAAGGTTGTGTTATGTAACAGGTAAGACCTTAACAAAGGTTGTGTTATGTAACAAGTAAGACCTTAACAAAGGTTGTGTTGTTATTTAACGGGTAAGACCTCAACAaaggttttgttgttatttaatggGCAAGACCTTCCTAATAAAGGCTGCTACTTAATAGGTAAAACCTTAACAAAGgctgttatttcattttttagtaATGAAGGTTTAAACAACATtcccagagatgccaaccattacgatttgagcgtaatcattatgattttggtgtatacgttacgactatacgctcatacagacaaatattacgacttgttgcaactcccaaattattatatattatataggcctatacaataaagtgataaattgttcccccagggcttgaaaggggtgaaaagaaaatttctagtgggatacaaataaattttgataataactaaaagacatagtccaaatagCTACTTGCGATAattatgtttgtgcttgaaataataaaaaatatttgtatctccgacgtctaccaatagtttgagtgtgatgcttctccatactgggtacgtgggggaatccagagttatgtcatcagtgcttgtcagccaatcagtgctcatgtaaatgggtatttctcattttctaagcggcatagaaacaccaaggcctcattcaccagattgtcttgttttaggcaaatctaaaaggactaaaactgtgaaagggctctgtctacaatcattatgctcagtcatttgaaatagttggcatctctgcattcaTTATCTTGATAGATAGGAACAAGGTTGGACAAGAAAGTTACATTAATTCTGAGTTTGTTAGGAAAACACTAGgaagtttaaaaataagtatccTGGAGAAGATATAATTTTctcaagggttttgaaggaggttaaggattggatatgtgagtcaCTTGCTGCTACTTTTACTAAGTCCATGAACAGGGGGCAAGTACCAGAGAATTGGAAGTTAggtaatgtaactcctcttttcaagggaggtgataaaaattgtcccagtgattataggcctattagtcttacatcattTCTGGAAAAACTTTTCCAAAGTCTGTTAAGAGATGCTTTGTAAAGTGTTTTAACAaagtttctagttttattaaatggtcaatatggtttcactaagggaaaatattgccttacaaatcttttgaaatTCTATGAAAATGTTGCTGCTTATGTAAATGAGAGTAAggatgtagatttggtgtatttgattttcagaaagcattagAAAAGGTGCCATGTAAAAGtcatataaaacaattatctctAATGATGTTGGGGGTAGAAGAATGGctgaatggaagaaagcagagggttgttctATATAGAGTTAAGTCAAACTGTATTGACATCACAAGTGGGGTACTTCAGAGGACAGTCTTAGGACTTTTGCTTTCTAATTTATATCAGTGAtatagatgaagaaatggtcaataaattacttaagttGAGGTCTTGGGTGTTTCCAGATGTGAAGATGTTGCTGATTTGCAAAAAGATTCAggtcatttagtgagttgggcaaataagtTGAATATTggtttaaagtataataaatgcaagataatgcatgtgggtatcttatttaaaattatacatacaatttggatgggaataatcttaacagttTAATGAAAGGaagggatcttggtgtagtggttgatcagtctctaaaaccATACAAGCAGTATACTGTTGCTGGTTGTAAGGCAAGTATGATTTTAAATTGTacctacaaaaatattgaatacaagtctaaagggTTTACAGTTTAGTTGTACAGATCATTTGTCAGTCTGCATTTGGGGTATTGTGTTCAATCTTGGGTTCTTTACCTTAGGAAGGATATTGAAATGTGTTGGAAAGGAGAGCTAAAAATGGTGCCTGGTAGGGAGAGCTAAGAATGGTGCCTGGTAGGGAGAGCTAAGAATGGTGCCTGGTAGGGAGAGCTAAGAATGGTGCCTGTTAGGGAGAGATTGTCATACAAGAAGAAATTTTCTCTTGGGGAAAAAAAAGTGTTAGAAGGGatttaattgaaatgtttaagattgtaaagggaactggtGGTTCTGTCATCATCACACTTAACAGTAAGAACGTTAGGACTAgaggacaaaaatataaattttggcagaatAGGAGTAATTTTCAGCAAAGACAAGGTGATTGGCTTTTGGAACAGGTTGCCTTTAGATGTCGTGGAGGTAGATAACCTCATATAGGCGAAGTGACCACTGTTATTCTTCTGAATGAAATTAAGTATTATCTACAcatacataatttttctttaaaattagataataatacaatttctattttgtaaactagtatttaatataattgtattttttgtttacttttattaattctTGTGCTTAATTACTTTTGTGTCAGAGTTAGACCAAACATCCCAAATTTGAGAAGCAGTGTCACTGAACACACACTACACGTCCAGTTGTGGATGAATTATAAAATTCCAAGTCATTCCAGTTACTTATAGTGGCTGGTAATATTGATTGGTTATCTCTTACATGTTCGTAAAGTGCTAATTGGGTTCTAACATTGGTAGCTTAGTATTGTCATAATGCTAACCTAAATCTAAGTTGACTGAATGGACACAAATACTGTCAGTTGTGATGAGTACAAACACGATGATTCACATTAGTTTATAAGTGATATATATGCATTAAAAAGTAACGtgatcaaaaattatatttttcaatatttttaaagttttatgttcatttgtttttgaatacagaataactattttttattctatttttctaGGAGCGTAAGTGACAAGTGCTGAGGAGTTTCATCTTCATTTTGCATCAAACTGAAAGGAAAACGTTTATTGAAAGTGCACTATTTCAAATCTGTTTTTAACACAACTTGTATTCGTATCTAGTAAAGGCACCATCATATTGGAAAATAGTTTCTTATCTAATTAGTTAATTCTAGTCACAAAGTAAGCAAttatgaagttgtttttttatttctacattctTTTGTATCATTTTCTTTCGACTTTTATATAATCAAATGGTGGAAAATATTTGTAtcatttcttttttcatattttacaacaaatatttcttctGGTTGTAAGAAATGGAactgtgaaaagaaacaaatcagtttacttattacattttctttatccTTATTAATGTCATTCTTGAGTAGTTAGGAGTAAGCTATTAGGATTTTAAGGCatagaatgttttaaatgttatgttaaatCTTATTTATTCTAGTTCTCATGGTTACATCATTTCTATGATGCTATTTCCTTTACAAAATAGCTTTAACTGTATGTAATATGAAAGAATTAATTTACTGCATTCTTTGTGCTTAAGTGTAGTTGTCATTCTTTCTGGCATAGCTCTCTGTACAATAGTTTTGcagaataaagtttgtttttattcatatttatgtaCTATTAAGTgtcttttataacattttacaaaatttaaaatagccGTGAATACTTGTCGTGGGTTTAGGTTTCCTTTTATATTCTTACCAGTTTTTCAGCATCTATTTTTATTGCAACTTTAACTTTTATCCCTGTATATCTATGTAACCAGAacctttaacctgttcagtgccgtagacgagataactcgttcaagccgatcggtaacacagtgccacggacgagttaattcgttctcaataatacctaacttcaacgctagatgtcagcaccatacatgcgtttgacctacttacatattgtttcactttcgatccaaaatggcgtcacgaaaatgGTTACAAAATGGTTATTAGAGtcgtattttgaacttggttcagagttgccgtagcagctgaaatacttggcagtcaacaggttaaaatagTCGTGAATACTTGTCATGGGTTTAGGTTTCCTTTTATATTCTTCTTGCCAGTTTTTGAGCATccatttttattgtaactttaacTTTTATCCCTGTATATCTATGTAATCAGAACCTTTCCTGAAAATACTGTGCTGTTTATTTTGATGATCTATAAACATAACTCTAACTGTTGACTTAATGTCAAGTAACCATGAAATAACTGTAGAATTGGTTCAACCTTCATACTTAATGTGCaacaaataattatgaaacatcTATACGATTAGTCTAACCTTTATAATTTGTGTGAATcaactaaacattaaatatctATAGGGCTGCTCTAACCTTTATACTCATGTAAATTACTCTAACGAGACATCCAACAATGATTCGACACGACCAAAGAAATTGTCTCGAATTTTCCTTGTGTCAATTATCCAGTTAATACGTACGAGTTGAAACCATCCAGACGCTGAACTATTTatctaacaatttttaaaattatttttaaagtttagctGCAATGAAATATCTTAGTACTTTAGTTTAAACAACTGTAAAGGTTATAATAGCAATAAtgtaaaattttgaaagtaaacatCTGTGTTTAAAGATCGAAAAACTTTCAAGACGTCTTTAATCCAACTCTACTGCCATCTTTCCATAGAAAATATAACTAAACCAGTAATGCTCTCAGTTCATAAAAGTCGCCTATATTTACGTTTCCATGGGAGTACTGaaacttttaatgaaattattatagaagttaaataaataaaaaatatgccaTTGTGTTTCATATGACGAGGGGCCTCGTGTATCGTGATGTTTATCGTGCTCTTAGTGGGAATTAGTGCCACAAAAACGCACTCCCTACATATTATCTGTGGAATGTTCTCAAGAGTGAGAGTCAATTCCAATTATTTACTCAGACAAAAGTAGCCCAGTAGTTGCTATCGGGCGCTTTTGACAAGATACTTTCTCTCTGGCCTATCAGTTCAAAAGTAAGAATGATCATGCATTTTTGTTAAgatcttctgtagctttgcgcgaaattccagaaCGGACCATAGAGTTTTCTAGTAAAAGACTATTTTATATTGTCCAAGAATAACAGAATTAAACGTTTCACATATTAAATACCAACAAATAAATTCTCTACTTTTATGCACTCGGAAATTTCACTACGTCACCATTCGGTGACgtggattctttgtttgttttgaattttgcgcaaagctacacgaggactatctgcgctagccatccctaatttgactgtgtaagactagagggaaggcaactagtcatcaccatctactgccaacttttgggctactcttttaccaacgaatagtgggattgaccgtcacatattaacgcccccacggctgaaagggcgaggatgtttggtgtaacggggattcgagccttcGGATTTCgagctgagtgccttaaccacctggttaagCCGAGCCCAGTGACTTGGAGAGACGACGGAACAATTCTAAATCAAATCTCAACAGATAAGTAATAGAAgatgtttctaaaaaaaacaacaactacaatatTATTACCATAAGTTaccttaaaactgaaataaatgtaacATCAATTACCGGAAGATGCTATAAATCTGCTTCAAGGTATTTTAAACCTAAACTAAAAAATAACTCTGGGTGATTAAAGTTAAGTAAGAAAAGGGTAAAGTGACAAAACTGCTAAACTACAGATGACAAATATACGAAAACACTTTAGTAGTTAAATAAAGCGGGCaaataatgaaagtataaaaatCGTACGATTAGTTTAAAGAATTCGGGTgattaatatgttaaaaataaaagacgTAGGTCTAACGTATATACGAAGGTTGAATGATTTGTACGTACAAAAGGTGTAAGCAGAATTGGTAAAACTACAAATCTTAAGACGTGTAGATCTGAAGAAACGTCAAAACTTGGCTGATATAATGAGTAGAAAAGGTTGAACACTGCTGAAACTACAAAAGACAATAAAGGTGGAAAACAAGGTATTAAATAAGTAAAGGTAGAGAACTGACACAACTACAACAGATAGTATTTAGTTAAATGAAGGTTTGAGAACTGATGAAACTACAGAGATTAATGAATTTAATGAGTGATGAAGACCTGATTAATAGagtgattatttaaataaaatagggTAGAACAATGATAATACCAGAAATTTCGGACAATTATTTAAGTGAGGAATGTGTGCAGCTCAGGTGAATAgcgaagtgtgtgtgtgtgtttcttcttgtagcaaagctacatcgagctatttgcGGAACCCATCGAGGGGagtcgagcccctaattttagcgttgaatAGCGAagtaaataatatacttttagGTTTAATGAATTAACGGTGCCA is part of the Tachypleus tridentatus isolate NWPU-2018 chromosome 4, ASM421037v1, whole genome shotgun sequence genome and encodes:
- the LOC143248755 gene encoding guanine nucleotide-binding protein G(I)/G(S)/G(O) subunit gamma-12-like; amino-acid sequence: MSQVQAMKTQVMQLRQEANIQRVNVSQACEELIKYCMEHQKGDILVTGISQSENPFKENKGCVII